The following coding sequences lie in one Vespula pensylvanica isolate Volc-1 chromosome 7, ASM1446617v1, whole genome shotgun sequence genomic window:
- the LOC122630482 gene encoding odorant receptor 63a-like, which produces MIKVTELGVTDIDAFIECIPPIVVIKSSMVKAFTVGFHINHFQVLLKHIEEDWRNLKDVKEMAILSEYAESGRKFTIWYTFYISFTTLLYLSLPLSPIVLNILSPLNESRKMELLFCTEYFVNEEDYFNEILFYDYAIAVLVVAVLIATDTMYMVYSEHACGIFAIVCYRLNNIGKCENKEEKYDNDFFNKPKDDNYDEIQDEKNYQELSLCVKKHKHAIEFVELLQTCYTESLITLLLLNVVGISITGVQTIINIHNWSDVFRFGFLTLGEAFHLFFLTLPGQRIIDHSAKIFEDSYDSCWYVLSSRCKRTLSLILLRSMTPCQLMAGGLYSMTLENYVSLVQTAMSYFTVLSSVR; this is translated from the exons aTGATAAAAGTAACTGAATTAGGAGTAACTGATATCGATGCTTTCATTGAATGCATCCCTCCCATAGTGGTGATAAAGAGTTCCATGGTAAAAGCTTTCACTGTCGGTTTTCATATAAATcac tttCAAGTGCTTCTAAAACATATTGAAGAAGATTGGCGAAATTTGAAAGATGTTAAAGAAATGGCAATTCTTTCAGAATATGCCGAAAGTGGTCGAAAATTTACAATATGGTATACGT TCTATATAAGTTTCACaacgttattatatttgtcaTTACCTCTATCACCGATCGTTCTTAACATTTTATCTCCGTTAAATGAGTCAAGAAAAATGGAACTTCTTTTTTGTACGGAATATTTTGTAAACGAGgaagattattttaatgaaattttattttatgattatgCAATTGCTGTATTAGTAGTTGCAGTATTAATTGCAACTGATACAATGTATATGGTATATTCAGAACATGCTTGTGGTATATTTGCAATTGTATG ttatcgattaaataatataggtAAATgcgagaataaagaagaaaaatatgacaacgatttttttaataaaccaaAAGATGATAATTACGACGAAAtacaagatgaaaaaaattatcaagaaCTTTCATTATGTGTCAAAAAGCATAAACATGCCATTGA attCGTTGAATTACTCCAAACATGTTACACAGAATCTTTAATAACACTATTACTACTTAATGTAGTAGGTATAAGCATTACAGGAGTTCAA aCTATAATCAATATACATAATTGGTCAGACGTATTCAGATTTGGTTTTTTAACATTAGGTGAAgcatttcatctttttttcttaacattaCCGGGTCAAAGAATAATAGATCACAGTGctaaaatatttgaagataG TTACGACTCATGTTGGTACGTACTTTCCTCGAGATGCAAAAGAACGCTTAGTTTAATACTATTACGTAGTATGACACCATGCCAATTAATGGCTGGTGGATTATATTCCATGACATTAGAGAATTATGTTTCg CTCGTTCAAACAGCTATGTCTTACTTTACGGTATTATCATCggtacgataa